The region ATACTTGTTAGCCTGTTCAGGGATCCTCACCTTTTCAAGGAAGCCCATCGCCACATCGTTGGCCTCGGAACGCGACATGCCCCGCACCGACCTGAGCGCCAGGGTGCAGTTCTCGAGGATCGTCTTGTGTGGGAACAGGTTGAAGTGCTGAAACACCATTCCGACCTCCCGGCGAACGGCTTCAATCTGCTTCCGTTCGTTGGTCAACTGAACGCCCTCGACCAGAATCCGCCCCTTCTGATGTTGCTCGAGATGATTGATGCAGCGGATCATCGTTGATTTGCCCGATCCCGAAGGCCCCGCGATGACAATCCTCTCTCCTTCCTTCACCTGAAGGCTGATGTCCGTCAGGACCTGGTGGTTGCCATACCACTTGGAGACGTTGTCGAACTCCACGGCGCAGTTGGCAGACTTTTCGGCCATCGAAAGCTCCATATTGGTCACGCCTGCACGACAACCGGCGGCTTACTAGCCGGCGCGACACGATGGCGGAGATGTCGGGTAAGATACAATTCGAGAACGCCCCACAGCCGACGGATCGTTTCCACCATCATCAGGTAGAGAACAGCGGCCCATATATAGACCTGGAAATCAAACGATCGCGAGAAGGCCAGCTTCGTGGCCTGCATCAGCTCAGGAACAGTGATAACGCTTGCGAGGGCCGAAGCCTTCAACGAAAGGATCAACTCGTTTCCAAGCGGGCGCAACGCAATGATCATCGCTTGGGGGAGAAGGATCTGGAAGAACGTCGTTGTTTGGCTGAGGCCAAGTGAGTTTGCGGCTTCAAGCTGACCGCGGGGCAGGGAGCTCAGCGCGCCCCGCAGGATTTCAGCCTGGTAGGCGATAGTGTTCAAGGTGAAAGCGAAGAGCGCGCAGAAATACGCATCCCGGAACAGCCACCAGACTCCAAGGGCTGTCAGTTCAGAACGGATCTGACCTGCACCATAGTAGATCAGGAATATCTGCCCGAGCAGCGGGGTTCCGCGAAAGAAGACGATATAGGCCTTGGCCAAATAGCGAGGAATTGCATAGCTGCTGTTGCGCACAATGGCGAGCGGGAGAGCAAACACCGCGCCGATAAGCGCTGAGGTCAGGACAAGCTGGAGCGTGACAACGAGGCCCCAGAGGATTTTCGGACCGTAATTCGACAAAAGCTCGAAATTCATCAACGGCCTCCCACAATCCCGCGATTGGATCGCGCTTCAAGCAGGCCTATGGCGCCCGACGAAATCATCGAGACGGCGAGATAGATCAGACAGGCGACGGCATAGAAAAACAGCGGTTCCTTGGTATTCGCGACGGCAAGATTAGTCTGACGCATTAGATCCGAAAGCGAGATAATGGAGACCAATGACGTATCTTTAAGGAGCACGAACCAAAGATTGCCCAGGCCGGGGAGGGCAAGCCTCCAGAGCTGCGGGCCGATGACGCTTGCAAAAGTGCGCCACCGCGACAGACCAAGGGCTGCGGCAGCCTCGTGCTGCCCACGCGGAATCGAGCGCAGCGCAGCCACAAATGTCTCGGAGGCGAAGGAGGCGAAAACGATACCGAGAGCGATCATACCAGCGATAAATCCGCTGAATTCTCCAAAAGGGACACCGAACAGCAGTTGTGAAACACTTTGCAGGACCATTCCGCCGCCGTAGTAGATGATGAACAGCGTGAGCAATTCCGGCAGCGCGCGAAATGTCGTCGCAAAGACAGTTGCCGCGCCGGCAAGCCATTTCCGCTTGCCGTTGATCAACAGTGCGAGACCCAAGCCGAGCAGAAGTCCGAACGGAAGCGTGGCGAGCGCCAGCCTGATCGTCAACGAAAGCCCTTCGAGCAGCGGTCCGCCCCAACCTTCAGGGTCTAATGAAAGTAAATGAAGAAGATCCACCCGTCGTCTCCCGAAAAGATCAATGCCCGGCCATTGCTGGCCGGGCGCCAGGATGATCGGTCTCAATAAATCGAGAAGGGGAAATACTTCGCATTGATGGTCTTGTAGCTACCATCGGCGAGGATTTCCTTCAGCGCGGCATCGAGCTTCTCACGCAGTGCCGTATCCTCCTTGCGGACACCAACACCCTTGCCGGCGCCAAACAACGGGTCACGCAGATCGTCGCCGACCAGTTCGCAGCAGGACCCGTCCGACGACTTCTTGAGCCATTCGTCGAGCAGGATCTTGTCGGACAGGACAACATCAAGGCGACCAGCGGCCAGGTCGGCGCTTGCATCATCAACGGTTGTGTAGGTCTTGATCGTGGAATCTTTGTATTTCGCTTCAAGGAAATTCTGCTGCGTCGTCGACCCCTGGACCCCGATCGTTTTGCCGGCGAGAGCGGCGGGCGAGATATCGGTGACCTTGGCATCCTTCGGAGCCATGAACTTCGCAGGCGTGTCGTAGTATTTCGCGGTGAAGTCGATCTTCTTCTTGCGCTCTTCGGTGATGTTCATCGAAGCGACAATGGCGTCGAACTTGTGCGCGACAAGAGCGGGGATCATGCCGTCCCATTCCTGAGTGACGATCTCGCACTTGAGCTTCGCCTTTTCGCAGAGCGCGTTGGCGATGTCGACGTCAAAGCCGGTCAGCTTGCCGCCTTCGACATAGTTGAACGGAGGGTAGACGCCCTCGGTGGCGATCTTGATTGTGTCTTCCGCGTGCGCGGTAGAAATCAGCGTGAGCGCCAGCGCGCTGGCAGTAGCGATAAGCGAGAGTTTCATGTCATTCCCCTTTAGGAAGGTTAAGGATGGCGCGGGTTTTCCCGTCTTTTGTTTTTGCGTAGGCCCGAGGGCCTACGAGAGTTCGGCGAGTACCTCGTCCAAAGCGGACAAGAAGAGGTCGGCGTTTTCCACGGTGAACGGCAAGGGAGGACGAATCTTCAGGACATGCCCGAATGAACTCGAAGCGCTGATCAGCATGCGCTTTTCACGAAGTCCATTCACAACGCCAAGCGAGAGTTTGCCGTTCGGCGTCTTCGACTTGCGGTCGGTTACGAACTCCATACCCATGAACAGGCCTGCACCGCGGACCGCGCCGATTTTTTCGTACTTGTCCTGGAGTTTTCGCATGCCGCCGACCATGTATTCACCGATCTTGGCGGAATTCTCCATCAGCTTCTCGTCCTTGATGACGTCGAGAACAGCCTGCGCGGCGGCAATGGAAACCGTATTGGCGCCGAAGGTGTTGAAGTAGCGGATATCGTTGCCGAAGCGCTCCAAAACTTCCGGCTTAGCTGCGACGCCGGCGATCGGCATGCCGTTACCCATCGGCTTGCCCATAACCACGAGATCGGGAACGATGCCGTGGCGTTGGAAGCCCCACCAATGCGTACCGGTGCGGCCGAACCCGGGCTGAACTTCGTCAGCGATGTAAAGGCCGCCGGCGGTGTGAACGACGTCGACCGTCTTCTTGAGGAAACCTGCTGGTTCGGTCAGGATGCCATCGGTCGAGAAGATGCCGTCTGCGATGAAGGCCGCAAGCTTGATACCATGGCGCTGCATCGTCTTGATTGCGTCTTCGACGCGCTGGGCAAACACTTCGCCAACGTCCTCGC is a window of Agrobacterium cucumeris DNA encoding:
- a CDS encoding amino acid ABC transporter ATP-binding protein, which codes for MAEKSANCAVEFDNVSKWYGNHQVLTDISLQVKEGERIVIAGPSGSGKSTMIRCINHLEQHQKGRILVEGVQLTNERKQIEAVRREVGMVFQHFNLFPHKTILENCTLALRSVRGMSRSEANDVAMGFLEKVRIPEQANKYPGQLSGGQQQRVAIARSLAMKPRIMLFDEPTSALDPEMIREVLDVMVNLAESGMTMLCVTHEMGFARQVADRVIFMADGKIVETARPAAFFDNPREARTRAFLRQLLH
- a CDS encoding ABC transporter permease yields the protein MNFELLSNYGPKILWGLVVTLQLVLTSALIGAVFALPLAIVRNSSYAIPRYLAKAYIVFFRGTPLLGQIFLIYYGAGQIRSELTALGVWWLFRDAYFCALFAFTLNTIAYQAEILRGALSSLPRGQLEAANSLGLSQTTTFFQILLPQAMIIALRPLGNELILSLKASALASVITVPELMQATKLAFSRSFDFQVYIWAAVLYLMMVETIRRLWGVLELYLTRHLRHRVAPASKPPVVVQA
- a CDS encoding ABC transporter permease encodes the protein MDLLHLLSLDPEGWGGPLLEGLSLTIRLALATLPFGLLLGLGLALLINGKRKWLAGAATVFATTFRALPELLTLFIIYYGGGMVLQSVSQLLFGVPFGEFSGFIAGMIALGIVFASFASETFVAALRSIPRGQHEAAAALGLSRWRTFASVIGPQLWRLALPGLGNLWFVLLKDTSLVSIISLSDLMRQTNLAVANTKEPLFFYAVACLIYLAVSMISSGAIGLLEARSNRGIVGGR
- a CDS encoding transporter substrate-binding domain-containing protein codes for the protein MKLSLIATASALALTLISTAHAEDTIKIATEGVYPPFNYVEGGKLTGFDVDIANALCEKAKLKCEIVTQEWDGMIPALVAHKFDAIVASMNITEERKKKIDFTAKYYDTPAKFMAPKDAKVTDISPAALAGKTIGVQGSTTQQNFLEAKYKDSTIKTYTTVDDASADLAAGRLDVVLSDKILLDEWLKKSSDGSCCELVGDDLRDPLFGAGKGVGVRKEDTALREKLDAALKEILADGSYKTINAKYFPFSIY
- a CDS encoding aspartate aminotransferase family protein, with protein sequence MSSSASAYMINGFDPSTVDKLPADEQALIARRRKLLGPSYKLFYEHPVHVVRGEGVWLYDPEGNAYLDVYNNVPSVGHCHPRVVDAIAKQSAILNTHTRYLHDSILKYSEDLLATYPCEIANVMYTCTGSEAVDLALRISRYYTGGTGVIVTANAYHGLTTAVAEISPSMGPNVPIGQHVYVVDAPDQYRSEGEDVGEVFAQRVEDAIKTMQRHGIKLAAFIADGIFSTDGILTEPAGFLKKTVDVVHTAGGLYIADEVQPGFGRTGTHWWGFQRHGIVPDLVVMGKPMGNGMPIAGVAAKPEVLERFGNDIRYFNTFGANTVSIAAAQAVLDVIKDEKLMENSAKIGEYMVGGMRKLQDKYEKIGAVRGAGLFMGMEFVTDRKSKTPNGKLSLGVVNGLREKRMLISASSSFGHVLKIRPPLPFTVENADLFLSALDEVLAELS